The proteins below are encoded in one region of Methanofollis aquaemaris:
- a CDS encoding DMT family transporter encodes MVDTRRLSYLYALVAAFLFGSGAPVAKLFLGDVPPVTLAALFYLGSGLALAVFLAVCRLCGRDRHGAEAPLGRADLPWLAGVVLFGGFLAPVTLMCSLASTPAATAALLLNFEAVATAAIAAFLFAEAVGKRTWAALGLITASCAILSWEGNGAAGFSVAAVGVLLAATFWGMDNNLARNLSARDPLAIVTVKGLCAGTLSLLVATLIAEPLPPPTTCLAAMAVGCISYGGLTSILFILSLRAVGTARTGSIVAIAPFFGVAASFLLYAAPIDPAFYLALPVMALGAWFLVTERHAHLHRHPAGVHEHRHRHDDLHHDGHPHPPGTPPLDAGGCHSHPHAHQEIVHDHPHLPDIHHRHRHP; translated from the coding sequence ATGGTCGACACCCGCCGTCTCTCCTACCTCTACGCCCTCGTCGCCGCCTTCCTCTTCGGGAGCGGAGCGCCTGTGGCAAAACTCTTCCTCGGCGATGTCCCGCCGGTCACCCTCGCCGCCCTCTTCTACCTGGGCAGCGGCCTTGCCCTCGCCGTCTTCCTCGCGGTCTGCCGTTTGTGCGGCCGCGACCGGCACGGTGCCGAGGCCCCGCTCGGCCGCGCCGATCTCCCCTGGCTTGCTGGCGTCGTCCTCTTCGGGGGGTTCCTCGCCCCGGTCACCCTCATGTGCTCCCTTGCCTCCACCCCGGCGGCCACCGCCGCCCTCCTCCTCAACTTCGAGGCCGTGGCCACCGCCGCCATCGCTGCGTTTCTCTTCGCCGAGGCGGTCGGGAAGCGGACTTGGGCGGCGCTCGGACTGATCACCGCATCGTGTGCGATCCTCTCCTGGGAAGGCAACGGCGCCGCCGGGTTTTCCGTGGCAGCCGTCGGCGTCCTCCTCGCCGCCACCTTCTGGGGGATGGACAACAACCTCGCCCGCAACCTCTCGGCCAGAGATCCGCTTGCCATCGTGACCGTCAAGGGCCTTTGCGCCGGGACGCTCTCCCTCCTCGTCGCCACCCTCATCGCCGAACCCCTGCCCCCCCCGACGACCTGCCTTGCGGCGATGGCGGTCGGCTGCATCAGTTACGGCGGCCTGACCAGCATCCTCTTCATCCTCTCGCTGCGGGCCGTCGGAACGGCGAGGACCGGATCGATCGTGGCCATCGCCCCTTTCTTCGGCGTCGCGGCTTCCTTCCTCCTGTACGCCGCCCCGATCGATCCCGCCTTCTATCTCGCCCTCCCGGTGATGGCCCTCGGCGCCTGGTTCCTGGTCACCGAACGGCACGCCCACCTCCACCGCCATCCTGCCGGCGTCCACGAGCACCGGCACCGGCACGACGATCTCCACCACGACGGCCACCCCCACCCGCCCGGCACCCCGCCGCTCGACGCCGGGGGCTGCCACTCCCACCCGCATGCCCACCAGGAGATCGTCCACGACCATCCCCATCTCCCCGACATTCACCATCGCCACCGGCACCCGTGA
- the thyX gene encoding FAD-dependent thymidylate synthase, with product MSIKVELLAITPDAERLIESAGRTAYRSFDRQAPGSEKKFIRMIVKNGHESVLEHAYATFRISGISRACSHQLVRHRLCAITQQSQRYVSEDDFPAVEPASVAGNEEAHALYAEYLERTRETYKALADLGVRREDARFVLPNATETEMVVSANMREWRHIVGLRGSRGAQWEIRALAIALLRIFRDHVPTVFCDFEVDEEQQVIRRVEV from the coding sequence GTGTCGATAAAGGTAGAACTGCTTGCCATCACCCCTGACGCCGAACGGCTGATCGAGAGCGCCGGAAGGACCGCCTACCGCTCCTTCGACCGCCAGGCTCCGGGCAGTGAGAAGAAATTTATCAGGATGATCGTGAAAAACGGGCACGAGTCCGTGCTCGAGCACGCCTACGCCACGTTCAGGATATCGGGGATCTCCCGCGCCTGCTCCCACCAACTTGTCCGCCACCGCCTCTGCGCCATCACCCAGCAGTCGCAACGCTACGTCTCCGAAGACGACTTCCCGGCCGTCGAACCCGCGTCCGTCGCCGGGAACGAGGAGGCGCACGCCCTCTATGCCGAATATCTTGAGCGGACGCGCGAGACCTATAAAGCGCTCGCCGACCTCGGCGTAAGGCGGGAAGACGCCCGGTTCGTCCTCCCCAACGCCACCGAGACCGAGATGGTCGTCAGCGCCAACATGCGCGAGTGGCGGCATATCGTCGGCCTGCGGGGGAGCCGCGGGGCGCAGTGGGAGATCAGGGCGCTCGCCATCGCACTCCTCCGCATCTTCCGGGACCACGTTCCGACGGTCTTCTGCGACTTCGAGGTGGACGAAGAGCAGCAGGTGATCAGGCGGGTCGAGGTCTGA
- a CDS encoding GNAT family N-acetyltransferase, with translation MTSRLTFTYLTRDDLPAVAAMLAKERVCAWLFFGLLREDLPERRLATLAERFKDMGRV, from the coding sequence ATGACGTCCCGACTCACCTTCACCTATCTTACGAGAGACGACCTCCCGGCGGTCGCCGCGATGCTTGCAAAGGAGCGCGTCTGCGCGTGGTTGTTCTTCGGGCTGCTGCGCGAAGATCTCCCCGAAAGGAGGCTTGCGACGCTCGCGGAGCGGTTCAAGGATATGGGGCGGGTCTGA
- a CDS encoding type II toxin-antitoxin system PemK/MazF family toxin, whose amino-acid sequence MAQYSPGDVVLAPVRFGSGEGPKVRPAVVVGEEAGGFIEVCPVSSTPPTDAPFVPIDLEDFAHGGLDLFDESYVLTAHLSTLRGREVCGKKGRLDAGTVDMIVGAIPGRRRARR is encoded by the coding sequence ATGGCTCAGTACTCACCCGGCGACGTGGTGCTGGCCCCGGTCAGGTTCGGGAGCGGCGAAGGACCGAAGGTGCGGCCCGCGGTCGTCGTCGGCGAAGAGGCCGGCGGATTCATCGAAGTCTGCCCGGTCTCAAGCACCCCGCCCACCGACGCCCCCTTCGTCCCCATCGACCTCGAAGACTTTGCGCACGGCGGCCTCGACCTCTTCGATGAGAGTTATGTCCTCACTGCCCACCTCTCCACCCTCAGAGGCCGCGAGGTCTGCGGGAAGAAAGGACGACTGGACGCCGGGACCGTCGATATGATCGTCGGGGCGATCCCCGGCCGCCGGCGTGCGCGGCGGTAG
- a CDS encoding head GIN domain-containing protein, with protein MIRYLFAAAAVLLVLVLTAGCVQPPCTVGSGNVVSETRDVGAFQSVELNTFATVMVTQGASGPLVIEAEDNIVPLVQTRVSDGVLVVDLDAACVRNTRPVIVRVTMEEVQRLSVSGSGTVQGENEIVAGRLETAISGSGNLDLGMNVTTLETTISGSGEARLSGTAAEHNAGISGSGALKGFDLTTERTNLVISGSGAAEVLATGALDVQIAGSGAAIYRGDPVVTQEISGSGSLVRAG; from the coding sequence ATGATACGATATCTTTTCGCGGCGGCGGCGGTGCTGCTCGTCCTCGTGCTGACGGCAGGGTGTGTCCAGCCCCCCTGCACGGTCGGGTCGGGGAACGTGGTATCGGAGACACGGGATGTCGGGGCGTTTCAGAGCGTGGAACTCAACACCTTCGCGACGGTGATGGTGACGCAGGGCGCATCCGGGCCGCTCGTGATCGAAGCCGAGGACAACATCGTACCCCTGGTGCAGACCCGCGTCTCCGACGGGGTGCTGGTCGTCGACCTCGACGCCGCATGCGTCCGGAACACCAGGCCGGTCATCGTCAGGGTGACGATGGAGGAGGTGCAACGTCTCTCGGTGAGCGGGTCGGGCACGGTGCAGGGCGAGAACGAGATCGTCGCCGGGCGTCTGGAGACGGCGATCAGCGGGTCCGGTAACCTCGACCTCGGCATGAACGTGACCACCCTGGAGACCACCATCTCGGGATCGGGGGAGGCGCGACTCTCCGGGACGGCGGCCGAACACAATGCCGGGATCAGCGGGTCGGGAGCACTCAAGGGCTTCGACCTGACGACCGAACGGACAAACCTTGTGATCAGCGGATCGGGCGCGGCCGAAGTGCTGGCGACCGGGGCGCTCGACGTGCAGATTGCGGGCAGCGGGGCGGCCATCTACCGCGGCGATCCCGTCGTGACTCAGGAGATCTCAGGCTCGGGAAGCCTGGTCAGGGCGGGGTGA
- a CDS encoding cache domain-containing protein encodes MNRSAAVFIGITAVLLLALCCAGCMTGETDQSTGTTGDDLEAYVHDAAAYARSVDKDEALAAFSDKNGTFVRGNLYLYAYDFNNTLLAHPYQPEKVGTDRTNWTTANGLRFVQAASDVARGGSGYVVYMYPPPGEEREIDEEMQNLYEVKLGYVEKVDDTWWIGSGVYLSDYVDESTGELPSEVTTMTALTRSAVAYAHENGTAAALAEIDKQDGRFTDGNLYLYAYDYDGTLVAHPYLAPGMIGTDLSGYVGPYGVKVIEVCAETARNGGGFVVFGWENPAKGGAPELKLGYVLPVDDRWWVGSGLYLSDIAGDERAAPSCDGRTLGDVVTFVREACEHADAVGKEQALSDFGKRDGEFVDGNLYLYVEDFNGTTLAHPVHPQKVGVSRMNATDPHGLLLVKGLCETAAIGEGYFMFMYQDPADNFTLTPKLGYVKKAGDDWWIGSGVYLADLADPESGKPLSVLANLTGAVEEAREYALCEGKDAALDAFRDPAGEFAVGGHPVYAFSRDGVLLADPARPDAEGTDCSGAVGEYGVHYVVEGAAVAENGGGYLISTPEGSGQRLDYILPVDGEWWIGAGVPVSTVVDESL; translated from the coding sequence ATGAACAGGTCCGCCGCTGTCTTCATCGGCATCACGGCCGTACTCCTCCTGGCGCTCTGTTGTGCCGGGTGTATGACCGGAGAGACAGACCAGAGCACCGGGACCACCGGGGACGATCTGGAAGCATATGTCCATGACGCCGCCGCCTACGCCCGGAGCGTCGACAAAGACGAGGCTCTCGCAGCATTCTCCGATAAAAACGGAACCTTTGTCAGAGGAAATCTCTACCTCTACGCCTACGACTTCAACAACACGCTCCTTGCCCATCCGTACCAACCGGAGAAGGTCGGGACCGACCGGACGAACTGGACCACCGCAAATGGGCTCCGTTTCGTCCAGGCGGCAAGCGATGTCGCCAGGGGCGGGAGCGGGTACGTCGTCTACATGTATCCCCCGCCCGGCGAAGAGCGGGAGATCGACGAGGAGATGCAGAACCTCTACGAGGTCAAACTGGGATATGTCGAGAAGGTGGACGACACCTGGTGGATCGGGTCGGGGGTCTACCTCTCCGACTATGTCGACGAGTCGACCGGGGAACTGCCCTCGGAGGTCACCACCATGACCGCCCTCACCCGCTCTGCGGTCGCGTACGCCCATGAGAACGGCACCGCCGCCGCCCTGGCAGAGATCGACAAACAGGACGGCCGGTTCACGGATGGCAACCTCTACCTCTACGCCTACGACTACGACGGCACCCTCGTCGCCCACCCGTACCTCGCCCCCGGCATGATCGGCACCGACCTCTCCGGGTACGTGGGGCCGTACGGGGTCAAGGTCATCGAAGTCTGTGCGGAGACCGCGAGGAACGGCGGCGGGTTCGTCGTCTTCGGCTGGGAGAACCCGGCAAAAGGCGGAGCGCCCGAACTGAAACTCGGCTATGTCCTCCCGGTGGACGACAGATGGTGGGTCGGGTCGGGGCTGTACCTCAGCGACATCGCCGGCGATGAGAGGGCCGCACCCTCGTGCGACGGGCGGACGCTCGGCGACGTGGTCACCTTTGTCAGAGAGGCCTGTGAGCATGCGGACGCGGTCGGGAAGGAACAGGCGCTCAGTGACTTCGGGAAGCGCGACGGCGAGTTCGTGGACGGGAACCTCTACCTGTACGTCGAGGACTTCAACGGCACGACCCTTGCCCACCCGGTCCACCCGCAGAAGGTCGGGGTGTCCAGGATGAACGCCACCGATCCCCACGGTCTTCTCCTGGTGAAGGGGCTCTGCGAGACGGCGGCGATCGGCGAGGGCTACTTCATGTTCATGTACCAGGACCCGGCCGACAACTTCACGCTCACCCCGAAACTCGGGTACGTGAAGAAGGCGGGAGACGACTGGTGGATCGGGTCGGGAGTCTACCTCGCCGACCTCGCGGACCCTGAGAGCGGCAAACCCCTCTCCGTCCTCGCCAACCTGACCGGTGCGGTCGAGGAGGCGAGGGAGTACGCGCTGTGCGAGGGGAAGGACGCGGCGCTCGACGCGTTCCGCGACCCCGCCGGGGAGTTCGCCGTCGGCGGCCACCCGGTCTATGCCTTCAGCCGCGACGGCGTGCTCCTCGCCGATCCCGCCCGGCCCGATGCCGAAGGTACCGATTGCTCGGGCGCCGTCGGGGAGTACGGCGTCCATTATGTCGTCGAGGGCGCGGCGGTCGCGGAGAACGGCGGCGGGTATCTCATCTCAACCCCCGAAGGCTCCGGGCAACGTCTCGACTACATCCTCCCGGTGGACGGCGAGTGGTGGATCGGGGCCGGGGTGCCGGTCTCGACGGTCGTGGACGAGAGTCTATAG